One Silene latifolia isolate original U9 population chromosome 4, ASM4854445v1, whole genome shotgun sequence DNA segment encodes these proteins:
- the LOC141651700 gene encoding uncharacterized protein LOC141651700 codes for MLEGWCVTTNCNLHKGGRVWILWQPSIFDVWVLQYDPQFIHVKVTVEITQKSFFLSMIYAYNEGVDRKDLWTKLENIASNSHGPWVMAGDFNMVISPDERMGGNTKQEDMDDFIDCITTCRMTDIHATGAYFTWTNKQDAAHRKFSRLDRFMVNQEWLHTFPEMAAHFHPEGLLDHNPCVVRNTKLEGRKNASFKYFNMWSIAPDFLAKVQQAWSIQIEGNMMFRVAKRLKNLKGVLKGLNRECYTDIENKASQACHELERIQLLLKDDTANADLITREINVFLVSILDKLPGIVFCNKRPSPSG; via the coding sequence ATGTTAGAAGGGTGGTGTGTGACAACAAATTGTAACTTGCATAAAGGGGGCAGAGTTTGGATTTTATGGCAACCTAGCATCTTTGATGTGTGGGTTCTGCAATATGATCCCCAATTTATACATGTTAAGGTGACTGTCGAAATTACTCAGAAATCATTCTTCCTGAGTATGATTTATGCTTATAATGAGGGTGTGGATAGGAAAGATCTTTGGACAAAGCTGGAGAACATTGCATCTAATTCCCATGGTCCATGGGTTATGGCTGGTGATTTCAATATGGTTATCTCTCCTGATGAACGGATGGGTGGCAATACCAAGCAAGAGGATATGGATGATTTTATTGACTGCATTACCACTTGTAGAATGACTGATATTCATGCCACTGGTGCTTACTTTACTTGGACGAATAAGCAAGATGCTGCTCATAGGAAGTTTAGTAGGCTGGATAGGTTTATGGTTAATCAAGAATGGTTGCATACTTTCCCTGAAATGGCAGCCCATTTTCATCCTGAGGGACTCCTTGATCATAATCCTTGTGTTGTCAGGAATACAAAACTGGAAGGTAGGAAGAATGCAAGTTTTAAGTACTTCAACATGTGGAGCATTGCTCCTGATTTTTTGGCTAAAGTTCAACAAGCTTGGTCTATTCAAATAGAGGGGAATATGATGTTTAGAGTAGCCAAACGTCTGAAGAACTTGAAGGGTGTACTCAAAGGCCTGAACAGGGAATGTTACACTGATATTGAAAACAAGGCTAGCCAGGCTTGTCATGAGTTAGAAAGAATTCAATTGCTTCTAAAAGATGATACTGCCAATGCTGATTTGATAACTCGGGAAATTAATGTCTTTTTAGTGTCGATTCTTGACAAATTGCCAGGGATAGTTTTCTGCAACAAAAGGCCAAGTCCAAGTGGCTAG